GTTCGGCGATCACTTTGTCCACTTCGAAGGATCCTGCCTTCTCTACAGCGGCTTTCCACAGATACACACCCACATAGCTCAGTACCATCGGGGAGCAGGTCACACGGCCTTCCTTCACGATTCCAGGAACGTCGCTCTTTGCCAACCATGCCTGGAAGTCGCTGATGAACTTCTCGTTAGCCGGGGACTTGATGGACTGGAAATAAGTCCAGCAACCAAGCTGACCCACAAGCTGCTTAG
The window above is part of the Prosthecobacter fusiformis genome. Proteins encoded here:
- a CDS encoding transporter substrate-binding protein gives rise to the protein KQLVGQLGCWTYFQSIKSPANEKFISDFQAWLAKSDVPGIVKEGRVTCSPMVLSYVGVYLWKAAVEKAGSFEVDKVIAELEKGISFDGPGGTVTSQKNHHVTKNVFIGETKADGQFKILKSYDNVYGEPFLKGTFKAK